From the Papaver somniferum cultivar HN1 chromosome 2, ASM357369v1, whole genome shotgun sequence genome, the window TTTATGTTACAAAAATCTCGGTGTAAATAGATTCTCTCTGTAGTAAGTAGTACTGGGAATTCGGCATCAGTGTCCTAGGATGAGTCTTTTTCTTTTGGATACGCTAAATTATGGTGCTTAAAATTGAATAGAGTTTCTTAGTTAATGTTTTTGCTGTTctcaactgtaattttttttaatctCATAACTTTAATTGTAAACTTACAGCTGTGAATGCAATGGAGACCTTGAATTTTACGCCGGTGAATGGAAAACCTATCAGAATTATGTACTCCCACCGAGATCCTAGTATTCGGAAAAGTGGTTTTGCGAACATATATATTAAGAATTTGGATACATCGCTAGACAATAAGGCGTTGCATGATACTTTTGCTACTTTTGGTACCGTACTTTCCTGCAAGGTGGCCACTGATAACAATGGTCAGTCAAAAGGGTACGGTTTTGTGCAGTTCGAAAAGGAGGAAGCTGCTCAGAGAGCTATTGAAAGTCTTAATGGGATGCTTATAAACGACAAAAAAGTTTATGTTGGTCTTTTTGTTCGCAAACATGAAAGAGATCAAGCAAACGGGTCACCAAAATATACTAATGTATTTGTGAAAAATTTATCTGAAACAACTACTGATGAGGACCTTAAGAAGTTTTTTGGAAATTATGGACCCATCACTAGTGCTGTTGTGATGATGGACGCTGATGGGAATTCTAAAGAATTCGGTTTTGTTAACTTTGAGAATCCAGACAATGCAGCTACTGCAGTTGAAAAATTGAATGGAACCACTAAAGATGATAAAGTGTGGTATGTAGGTAGGGCTCAAAGAAAATCTGAAAGAGAGGCTGAGTTGAAAGCCAAATTCGCGCAGGAGCGAAATATCCGGTTGGAAAAACTACAAGTAGCTAATTTATATCTTAAAAATCTTGATGAAACCATTAATGATGAAAAACTCAAGGAGTTGTTCTCCGAATTCGGTTCTATAACATCAAGCAAGGTATGGTTTTCTGAAGCAATTAGGAATTTGACAAGCTAAGTATTTCGCCATTTTTTGTTTCACTTAATTTTGTGTTATTAATAATAGGTGATGCTTGATCCTCGAGGAGTGAGTAAGGGCTCTGGTTTTGTTGCATTCTCCACCCCTGAGGAAGCTGCTAGAGCTGTAAGTTGTTATGgctcttttctttccctttttttttcacAATTAAAACAATCCTGGTGAATGATTTAAACCTGTACCTTTTTCTTTTGCGCCTTTGAGATTTCTGTCTGAATGATTAAAACCTGTACACGTGGTGAAACAATCCTATAGGTGACTGAAATGAATGGGAAGATGATAGGTCGGAAACCTCTTTATGTTGCCGTGGCTCAGCGCAAAGAAGAAAGGAGAGCTAGGCTGCAGGTAATCTACTGTTACCTCGAATTATTAATGTGTTAACTAACTGGAGGAGGTATTTTATTTTTaagagttgagtttatctagatcTGACCCTGATACATGACTCTATTTATATTTCGCAGGCTCATTTTGCTCAAATGCAAGCACCTGGTGCTATGGCACCTCTTCCATCAGGTATGACCGGTTTCCATCCTGGAGGACCTAGGCTTGCCCCCCAGCCGTTGTATGTTGGTCAAGGTGCCCCGGGTCTGATTCCATCCCAGCCTGCTGGATATGGATTTCAGCAGCAACTACTGCCAGGAGTTCGGCCAGGTGTCGGACCAAACTTTATGGTGCCCTACCACCTTCAGAGACAGGGCCAGCCTGGGCAGAGAATGGGTTTAAGAAGAGGAGGAAATCCACATCAGATACAGCAACAGGTCGGTCAATTTATCAACATTTGATAACTTGAAATTAGTTTTACCCTTAGTCTATGATGACATGGAGCTGATCCTGATTAAGAACTCATGTTTGTTTCTCCTCTTTCATGTCAATATCAAATATAGTTAGTGAATGATCTGTAACAATGACATTTGGTCTCTTCAGGTGATGCCAAGGAATTCTAATCAAGGATTCAGATACATACCAAACTCAAGGAATGGGCTTGTAGACCCGTCTGTGGTGCCTCTGACTCCAATTATGACGTTGCCGCTTGATGCTTCTGGTGTACCTATGGCTACAGTAGAAGCACAGCGAAATGGACCAGTACATATTAAAACACTTGCCTCTACTTTGGCCTCAGCAGAGCCTGAGCTTCAACGTCAGGTACGTGAATCTTTTCCCCTAAGGTGACAAGGAAACAACTATGTTTCTTATATACTAATAAAATTCTTTGATGTCCCTTGATTTCAGATGCTAGGAGAACAGCTATTTCCGCTCGTCAAGAGCATCGAGCATGATTATGCAGGCAAGGTTACTGGAATGCTTTTAGAGATGGATAAAACAGAAGTGCTCCATCTGATAGAGTCTCCAGATGCTTTGAAGAAAAGAGTTTCAGAAGCCATGGCCGTTTTGGAGCGAGCTGGTTCTGGATCTGATGCTGCAGACCAACTCGGTTCATTATCACTCAACTGAGTGTTATACGTTTGgttagatattttatttttagCTTTGGGTGCGTGCAGCCAAATTTTTATGGCTTGATGATTTTGGACGGAAAAGAAGTGCCCGTATGTGCGGAGAGTGTGGGAATTGGAGggtgtggattttttttttttttttttagttttacctTTACTGGCGACTCTTTAGGTTTAAATTTTGTTTTGGATCGCAAGGTTTTGTTGGATAATTTCTAGCTTTGTTATGGAGTATTTCTTTGAATGCGTTAACTTTATAAATTCTTTTCAAACTTGATCTCATCTAGCTGCTAGATATAATAAAGTAAATTTGTGATTTTGGCACTACTTTGATCCAAGGAGAAGAATATAGGCTAAATTTGTGATTTTGGCACTACTTTGATCCAACCAGAAGACGTCATAGTGGGCAATGACGGAAGTAATGCAAAGAAAAGAATTTTTACAGTTTTCTACTCGCTTTTGTATCTTTTTTTTCACATATCTCAACTTTGAACGTTGAGTTGTCTAGTACAAGATCATtacaaagaaaaggaaaactgAGTGTGGTATCTGAAGTTTGATTTACATGAAGGAAAACATAATGAAATATAAAACATGAATGATGACTGGTAGATTATTAGCAATAAGGAGATCTTCACTGTGTCTACACAGTACATAGAATTATTGATGAAGTCATTTAAGCCCCTTTTCTTCTGTGACAACAAACATGAGGAAGAAAATTTACATGGTAATCAAGGACCGACTGATGAAGATAAAGAACTGGCTAACGTCTTAAAACCCTCCCTGAAAtgtaaaaggaaataataaaaaacaaaaacagaaagaaCATCTCAACATTATAAGAAGTTCATGAAAAGACTAGCAGGTAGCAGCTGTTTCTACATTTTGCAGCATACGCCCTTGTCCAGTAACCTAAAGCATCCTCACAGTATAGCGAAGTTCTCATTTAGACAGTTAATTCAATAAAGGAATTTTGAGTCTACAAGCTTTCGGGATCATACATCCTGATAAAATAAAACACTTCCATGGGCTTAAAAGTTCAAACTATGAGAATGGACTATAGCAAGGAGGTTCCATTTGCAAGGAGCCTAAATGCATGGTGGTCGTACTATTTTAGTGGCTATGCGCCTCAACCTGACTAGGGTCTGAGTCAGATTCAGGAATTCGGGTTTGTTTGATTGGATTTCTGACTCGTGTCACTGGGTCAGGTACAAAATGTATATTTTTTCGCTCCAACTTAAAAAAAGCAATACACtatgtttttttctttaaaaaagatACACTACGTTATGTTGTATTAtcctaggattttatttttgatctATTTTGAAATATACAGAATCAACTTGTTAAGAAAATGCAATTTGATCAGGAAACGAAGTGCAATAGGTACACAGTCTCACACTTGCCTGCTGCGACTATTCAATAAAACAAGGTAGAGTGGATCTTGGGATGAGAGCTGAAACAGCTGTATGACGATGTACGTGCAAACAGTAATGCTGCAACACGAAGAGAAAGATTAGAGCCACAGACATCCATGTCAAGTAAATATAAGACCAAAATATGTTGCATATCACAATGGAATCTTTAACAATAAGGTGGATGGAAAGCTATTGACAAACTAATATACCCGTTCTTCTGTATCAGCCTAAAGAGAATTACCTGCCCAAACATATGAAAAGGATAATCCAAATGAATGCGCTTAGTGAACTTGACTCTTTGTAAATGACCCAAACCTGAAATCAATTAATATCCACAGAGATGAAGTAAGATTGCTTGCTTGGTTAAGGACAAATTCGAGCTATGAATTTTATACTGGGAGCACGTAGGAAGAGGAGCTCAAGCGAGTTCAGCACATCTAAGGGTGTTAAGTactaaaaaccaaataaaaagtagaaaatacataccGACATAGCCACGATATGAATGTAGAAATCAACTAATAATGCTTTCGTCCAACTGCAAACAGTTTAGCGTCTTTTTAATCCATTTATTATATATGAAGTACTAACAAAAATAGAAAGAATTTTCTTTTAACCCAAATGAACATAAAAAGAGTTCCATAGTTCCGGATGTATgcatattttttgtaaaataataaaaaacttcAACTAATAGAAAATGAAAAACCTAGAAACTGAGAATTTAAATTATAACTTACGGTATCAAAAGCTCTGTGCGAAAAGGACTACCATCAGTTAAGAGAGTGTAGATCAGAGCTCCCAGCATCAAGCAACCCAATGCCGTGAAAGCAATCCTAGCAGCCACCACAGAAGAGAATTTCCTCTTTCTTTCTATATCATCCCTACTAAAATAACTCTTAGCATcaattaaaaaagaaaacaattgaCTCTTAGCAACTAGAACAACATTATCCTTACACATATAAATTAACCGAAAACCCAGGAAATAACATAGTTTCCTATGGTTTTAAACAGCTAGCATTCTTGAATGTATTTCATTCCCGCACTAAATCTTCTATGTTCTTCAATTTGAATGAATGAAGAACTAGTTAACTTACTTGCTGTTATAGCGCACCAAAACGTAATACATGGGATCTTGTGAAACCTCTTGAGATGACAACTTGAAAAGTTGCACCACAACATAGGCACATGTAGTTATGctgaaaatgaaaaatcaaaatatcaCCGAGACAAGGACATCAATTACAGAACTGTACGAAATGTCAACTACTTGCATAACAATAAACTGAAGGTTGGCGTGTACAATTTTATCCTAGTAATTTTGAATCATTTGACATTCCACTGTGTTTTTCTGACTGCTACTTTGACAATGAGCTGTCGTTTGACTGCTATTTTTATTAATGAGCTTTTGTTggacaaaaaaaaacaactaacttTTGTTAACAATTCTTTTACGAATACATCTTAGCATCTCTGCAACTGAGTAGTTACTGTTTACCATTATACTATGCGGACAATCGTAAGCTTGTAAAACAGTCTGGTGTAGACACGAGCTGTAATGAACTAGTTTAAAAAGTAAAGGGCAGGCAAACATGAAGGAGTCAAAGTAGTGGCAGGTTCCATTCCAGCACTTAAGTTCCAAATGCACGTTAGCGTAATTCGGAAAAGGCAATGGTTTAATTTCTCATGAGAAAAAGAGAAACAAGAAATACAAAGATGTCCATACCTTCCCAAACATACTAATAGGATTATCCACACTACTGCGCTGATCAAGTTTGATTCCTTGTAGGCAATCCAAGCCTGGTGGTTTTCAAATTGTGCGAGAACTTGTAAGATATGTTGCCAATGGcaaaggaacaaacaaaataaacttAATTAGATATAATAGACATATGAAAGAGTGCAAGCTCATAGTTTCTCTTGGAAATGTTTGTCCTAAAGATCAATGTCCCAGAATCGTTTTATGTTTTTAAAAGAGACTTGCCAACAGTTAAAGTAATTCTGAGAAATTTGCAATTCTCTGCATAATGaaggaaaaaagaagagaaagaagcacAAGTTCATTGTGACATACCGCTATTGCTACAACAATAATATAGAAATCAATCAAGGTTGTTGTCATCCACCTAAAAAACACACAAACACTTTTAAATTTGGCACGGGTGGAGTTTCTCAATAGATTCATAGCTCGGAAGTGGTTTAAATTAAACTTCATGACACTTAGAATTTCTCAATAATCTGAAATTTCATATGGTAATTCTGTTAGAACAAATTAACCTGGAGTTGGGGTTTTACTTGTTACCAACCTAGAACCCAAGTGTAACTAAAGAGTAATAACTACTTAAGCTCTTTGTTCACAGATTCAGAGAATAACTGATATACAAAGTTTAAGAAAGATattaaaattaaacacaaaatcaAATGCACAGTTTCAGAAATCCTTGGTGGGTTTTAATTAAATCTTCTTATAGAACAAAAAACAGCTCAAAAAACCAAACAAATTGACAGATGATACCATCGAAATTGTGACACGCATGCATAACCAGTAAGTAGAAAGAATGAACAACTTACGGTATCAAAAGCTCTTTACGGAATGGAAGACCATCAGTGACAATAGTATAGATTAAGGTGGCTGTCATTAAACAACCCAATACACAGAACAGACTTCTTAAGACGTTCACAGACAGCAAAGTAGACGCCATTGCTAGCTACTACTTTTACAGAGAGAAACTACACGAGGTTATGTAGAGAGTCAAGAAATTTGATCTTGGACTAGAAAGTTCTTTTAGTTGTGGGGGTACTTCGTCCACGTCATTATTTAAGAGCGTATAGAGTAGACGAAGTGATTCAAATCTAGACAGATCTCATGCAAACAGATCTCATATTCTTGTCTCAACAGACCGagcaaaaaaccaaaaaaaaaaaaaaaactgtcacACATAAATACCTGTGGCTCCGGCTAAATTTCCGAGGGACGGGTCCATTTGAGCCCACAAATTCCCAAAATATGTGAGGAGCAGGTTTTCTTGTTATTTTTCCTCGCGGACCGTCCAGAATAGTTGTTTCAATGTTTACCTAGTTTTGATGGCATTTTCTACGGACTCAAACAAATTAAGAACTTGTTCAATGGACTcaataaaagagaaaaataattgAGCAAACGGACAAATTTAATGGTCTGACCACGATCTTTGAGGAGTTCCGCGTCTCTTTATAAACTGCGCGGGCCATCAGCAACCGCCAGCGGCCTGACTTAAACCGTGCGGTTAAAATAAATTTGTCGGCGGCTATTAGTAATCCGCGTGGCCTTTATCATCCCGCCAATGGCTACATCTCATTTTCATCATCCAGTGGTTGTTATTCGTTCCCCTATCAATTCAGACCATTTcaaacttaaaactcacaccttctACACCTCTACCTCTGTATTTCTCAATATTCATTTTCCCTTCATTTCAACCACAATATTCATACCATCTCAATTTgttagaaaaaaatccaaaaaatctcATTCTATGACAACCATGGCAACCCCCTCgcaacaatcacaacaacaaacGCAACAACAAAGGAAACCAAGATCCGATAGAGTCCATGGTGTCAAGTTTACGATGGATGAAGATGAATCAATTTGTAGGAATTATGTATTCTTTACGGTAGACCAAATCAATGGTTGCCAGCAACTACAGGCCACGTTTTATGGAAAGATTTTTGAAAAGTCCGTGAAGAAACCGGTAACATCTATAATCGTGATGCCGAAGGGTTGTCTCGTTGTTTTCATACAATTAGCAAAGATGTTACTGAATGTGGAGTGGAGATGTCGAGAAGAGTCGCAAAGAAACCATAAAACTGATTTCCAACACGAAAATTGTTTCAACATTCTGAAAGTACTTAACAAATTTAATCCATACATGTTAGAACGAAATCAAATGCCAACAAGATCACCATGCACATGGTCCAATTTCCCAGGATTTTCAGAATAGTGCATTTATTTCCTTACGTGAAGGAAATGCATATCCACATGCTGGGTCTCCAAGtagtcaggaacaacacaacaccaATCTGGATGTTAACACCAATATCAAAAGAATAAGAGAAGGGGGTCAGAAGGCCAGAAAACCATTCTCAAAGTTTTTTTTAGTTTACTTCAAAATGAATCTATTTTGTCTTCTAGTAATAGGCGATAAATTAACTAGGTATATGGCATCTTTTGCTACGTAGTTGCCAACTCCTGGTCCTAGCATAATATGTTTATATTATCAAACTCTGGTCTATCtaatattactccgaagacctgaagaatgtgaagaagtaatgaactacaacgacgatatcatccttccacttgaggttagtaatattgacttgaaccgtttcattgctaatgtatctttcaagtcgtgttatattgaaaacataactgcgaagctgtatatattgcaCATACTGTATAATACTCAAGTGATGTgaaatgatcataatagtatgatcatagtattaaggaattagagtACGAAgtttaatgcttatcttttgaacttcgtagataggATAtgaacataatcttgtatatattgttatgattatgtgaatgcgttatggtgaatatttcatcctaggaaacaatgttttacgtttgtttaaaggaagtacattcgtgaacttgtttcttgaatcgaaagggaaatcaataggattattggtttggctattcattgcaaatctttggatgaccaatatgtgtgagttagtagaaccgatcttaacacgggttatgtatcttggtataactaatcacaatgcctacacttatgatttggtatgactggttttgataattggtgtaaccgatcctaagcaatcaccatgtgatggtatgatcgatccttgtaattggtgtgactgatcctagtaattggtgtgaccgatcttgtaattggtgtaaccggtcctagtaactggtgttactgatcacaagtaataccatatgtagatggaaccgatcattgtaactggtgtaaccgatcctggtgactggtgtggccgatcacaagtgtttccatatttaggtataatcaatcctagtgattggtagaaccaattgaacccatgtacgtgatttggtatttgatcaatcacatagtagtattGGAAAACaggcgaaccaattctaaacttgtttggaagtgtggtataacctattccaagaatgcaaatgcatgtaaatatgaaataaggatttgtagtgaaaagatgtcaacatactttgaacacgagcagtaactcttatcatttattgttcaaagatattccttagagcttatccaatggaatgtgtgtgaggATAAATATCTAAATCCACATAGGATACACATCAATTTTCTCTAAAACCCTTCTCGAACCATAAATTCTTAAATGAATGTGGAGTGACGTGGCTTAATTTTGggaagacattgtcaaggtgaatgtctaaaactagatattcaccttgacaatgtcttccTATCCTAATCATTTTTATGTAGTGAAATAAGTTATCAAATAAAAATGGAATGATTGTTAACCAATTATTAAATGACacttaagaaacaaaagattaaaaTTGATTTCGGTTGGAGATGAGTTTTTTTAGTTCCCTATATTTAGGAATTTATATATAAGGGAATTTTTACCAAGAGAAAGTCAAGACAATATCAACACATATGAAATAAGCACATCAGCCATTGGATAAGctcttagtactcaaggtgatcctgtaccaaaataaattaagaattttttagttaaggtttttggttttatatgcttcaatcaccagcaattaatgcatatctctagagaataaaaattagtaatgtgcatttactaattggagattttctattgagagatttcagaaatattggacaagcatttattggaataggaaaaccgaatcttgagaatactttcggttttggaaattcgttggtgtccaaacatccttggtctgtgAATACctagtttgcatttctagcaaactatcctaagagccggacaaacttcatttcttgttgtttctagtggaaccgtctattcagagaggaaaatatcataattaggtgaaatctcttaagaccgctcgtttaaaaactactgtgggatcaagaagctctacgagtaccgttggtgggaaattagataattgcagtgttattagttttcgattgatttgattgactaacggttgttgaaactttgattgcacctagtttgtttatgcttgagaatcttctcttctgatataagattcactcaaactagatcatagtattgacaggatctttagaaccgttgttagatctaaagacatcttgtgataatccattattaacagactccgtcatgtgcatgattgatcataagagattcaagtggtgttgtgcaggttattgaagataaaagaagatttgaagacgaagaagatttattattagttttcgtatcttgtgaattatgtgcacaaaccttgatcggctgagatccaactagaatcagttcatatttgatatatttgattgattagttgcgttaGATCGGAATTCTCTATATTTCTTTTTGAGATTTATATTGATTTagtgcgaatctatacttgactatttatGTAGTTAAAGttatattgatctaaccagacaaagaagtttgttagattaaacataagatcctttgtcaatgactcatctaaatcttgtagcaagattgattagagtggttaccaaacagattcttcctttgctgtttggaatacgatccaaaggacttggtattcacgtgtgtgactctagaagtcgaaggcacagggatactgagggaactaagtagttaggggtagtcttcttggtctcaactatacgaagttagtattaaattttgtatagcggcttaattatgagagtattcaaaactggactaggtcccggtatttttctgcatttgcagtttcctcgttaacaaaatcttgatgtgtctttcactttgatttatgcattataattgtttattataataaaataaaatacacatacacgttaactccgtattacttggttattaccgaacttaTTATCAAGCAACACACATTGTTGTAGTACTGTCTCGAGCATGtacccatagtcaatcacacaagtattttttttgttgtattgtctcgatctcgtatccatagacaatcacacgtgtgaaccgaattgtcgtattgtctcgactctgtccatagacgatcacattcggtagaggacttataggttgaaacaaaaaaattgtggtgtatttgggtaccctcgtcttttcaattggtatcagagcaggaaaacacgaaaagatctaacaatttgtatttggtgcgatccaacctataagaaatgaactcgagttctcatgagtCGATTTCATTTAACATACCGCCAAGATTCGACGGAACAAACTATCAttggtggaaatatgctatgagatcttttcttcaatcacgcgattttaatacttggctattattCGTTGACGGGTATAATCTCCCGAAAattgaaaattcggaaactgagtttataCACTTAGTAGATTATACATGGGAAGAAAAGGCATCTGCTAAATAGAATtcagacggtttgaatgctattatacatgttgtaagccgttatctacaacatcatgtatccacattccaaacttcaaaggaagcttgggataaccttcagatcgtattcgaaggtatCACATCAGAAAatgaagctagacttcaaactctcacctATGATTGGGAataccttcgaatggatgacagtGATACttttgaatattttcatattaaactctctgagataataaGTGCttatttctctcttggaaagactatttctgaaaaagatatgtgcaaaa encodes:
- the LOC113347438 gene encoding polyadenylate-binding protein 3-like translates to MANVVAANQTPPVDQQQQQQVVQNQGFGNSSLYVGDLDHSITEAQLYDLFNSVAQVESIRICRDQVRRFSLGYAYVNYRNHQDAVNAMETLNFTPVNGKPIRIMYSHRDPSIRKSGFANIYIKNLDTSLDNKALHDTFATFGTVLSCKVATDNNGQSKGYGFVQFEKEEAAQRAIESLNGMLINDKKVYVGLFVRKHERDQANGSPKYTNVFVKNLSETTTDEDLKKFFGNYGPITSAVVMMDADGNSKEFGFVNFENPDNAATAVEKLNGTTKDDKVWYVGRAQRKSEREAELKAKFAQERNIRLEKLQVANLYLKNLDETINDEKLKELFSEFGSITSSKVMLDPRGVSKGSGFVAFSTPEEAARAVTEMNGKMIGRKPLYVAVAQRKEERRARLQAHFAQMQAPGAMAPLPSGMTGFHPGGPRLAPQPLYVGQGAPGLIPSQPAGYGFQQQLLPGVRPGVGPNFMVPYHLQRQGQPGQRMGLRRGGNPHQIQQQVMPRNSNQGFRYIPNSRNGLVDPSVVPLTPIMTLPLDASGVPMATVEAQRNGPVHIKTLASTLASAEPELQRQMLGEQLFPLVKSIEHDYAGKVTGMLLEMDKTEVLHLIESPDALKKRVSEAMAVLERAGSGSDAADQLGSLSLN
- the LOC113347439 gene encoding uncharacterized protein LOC113347439 isoform X3, with protein sequence MASTLLSVNVLRSLFCVLGCLMTATLIYTIVTDGLPFRKELLIPWMTTTLIDFYIIVVAIAAWIAYKESNLISAVVWIILLVCLGSITTCAYVVVQLFKLSSQEVSQDPMYYVLVRYNSKDDIERKRKFSSVVAARIAFTALGCLMLGALIYTLLTDGSPFRTELLIPWTKALLVDFYIHIVAMSVWVIYKESSSLSAFIWIILFICLGSITVCTYIVIQLFQLSSQDPLYLVLLNSRSREGFKTLASSLSSSVGP
- the LOC113347439 gene encoding uncharacterized protein LOC113347439 isoform X1; this encodes MASTLLSVNVLRSLFCVLGCLMTATLIYTIVTDGLPFRKELLIPWMTTTLIDFYIIVVAIAAWIAYKESNLISAVVWIILLVCLGSITTCAYVVVQLFKLSSQEVSQDPMYYVLVRYNSNYFSRDDIERKRKFSSVVAARIAFTALGCLMLGALIYTLLTDGSPFRTELLIPWTKALLVDFYIHIVAMSVWVIYKESSSLSAFIWIILFICLGSITVCTYIVIQLFQLSSQDPLYLVLLNSRSREGFKTLASSLSSSVGP
- the LOC113347439 gene encoding uncharacterized protein LOC113347439 isoform X2, with product MASTLLSVNVLRSLFCVLGCLMTATLIYTIVTDGLPFRKELLIPWMTTTLIDFYIIVVAIAAWIAYKESNLISAVVWIILLVCLGSITTCAYVVVQLFKLSSQEVSQDPMYYVLVRYNSNRDDIERKRKFSSVVAARIAFTALGCLMLGALIYTLLTDGSPFRTELLIPWTKALLVDFYIHIVAMSVWVIYKESSSLSAFIWIILFICLGSITVCTYIVIQLFQLSSQDPLYLVLLNSRSREGFKTLASSLSSSVGP